One window of Pseudomonas sp. Bout1 genomic DNA carries:
- a CDS encoding DUF2934 domain-containing protein, giving the protein MMDERKIKEAAYALWEQDGKPNGQDLEHWFKASSSLGNDSQEDGQGSSLGEETQDVALSDHLANDENGKPEATAKKSQSKKE; this is encoded by the coding sequence ATGATGGACGAGCGAAAAATCAAAGAGGCCGCTTATGCTCTTTGGGAGCAAGACGGCAAACCTAATGGCCAAGACTTGGAACATTGGTTCAAAGCGAGCAGTAGCCTTGGAAATGACTCTCAAGAAGATGGGCAAGGTTCATCTTTGGGCGAAGAAACGCAAGATGTGGCCTTGTCAGATCATCTCGCGAACGACGAGAACGGTAAGCCTGAGGCCACCGCTAAGAAATCCCAAAGCAAAAAAGAATAG